A part of Winslowiella toletana genomic DNA contains:
- the rlmC gene encoding 23S rRNA (uracil(747)-C(5))-methyltransferase RlmC — MHCALYQADRCRSCQWLETPYPQQLSVKQSHLEQLLAEHAPAEWREPVISAQQGFRNKAKMVVSGSVERPLLGMLHRDGTPVDLTACPLYPASFNAVFAQLKPFIARAGLTPYNVARKRGELKYILLTQSSQQGALMLRFVLRSHNKLAQLKAALPWLQQQLPQLSVISANIQPVHMAIMEGDEEIALSDNQALAEQLNHVPLFIRPQSFFQTNPLVAAELYASARAWTSELAVTQMWDLFCGVGGFGLHCATPQMSLTGIEISAEAIACARRSAEMMGLEKVQFAALDSTQFATANGAVPELVLVNPPRRGIGAELCDYLSRMAPQHILYSSCNAQTMATDIARLPNYRIERVQLFDMFPHTAHYEVLTLLKRMAQGRR; from the coding sequence ATGCACTGCGCGCTTTATCAGGCGGATCGTTGTCGATCCTGCCAGTGGCTGGAAACCCCTTATCCACAACAGCTCTCCGTAAAACAGTCCCATCTTGAACAGCTGCTGGCTGAGCATGCGCCCGCTGAGTGGCGTGAGCCGGTAATCTCGGCGCAGCAGGGATTCCGCAATAAAGCCAAAATGGTGGTGAGCGGCAGCGTCGAACGCCCGCTGCTCGGGATGCTGCATCGTGATGGAACACCGGTCGATCTGACCGCCTGTCCGCTCTATCCGGCATCGTTTAACGCCGTTTTTGCGCAACTGAAGCCATTTATCGCCCGTGCGGGTCTGACGCCTTACAATGTGGCGCGCAAACGCGGTGAGCTGAAATATATCCTGCTGACGCAAAGCAGCCAGCAGGGGGCGCTGATGCTGCGTTTTGTGCTGCGTTCCCACAATAAGCTGGCACAGCTGAAAGCGGCGCTGCCGTGGTTACAGCAGCAGCTACCGCAACTTAGCGTGATCTCCGCCAATATCCAGCCGGTGCATATGGCGATAATGGAAGGCGATGAAGAAATTGCGCTGAGCGATAATCAGGCGCTGGCGGAGCAGTTAAACCATGTGCCGCTGTTTATTCGTCCGCAAAGCTTTTTCCAGACTAACCCGCTGGTGGCTGCTGAACTGTATGCCAGCGCGCGCGCCTGGACCAGCGAACTGGCGGTGACGCAGATGTGGGATCTGTTCTGTGGCGTCGGCGGTTTTGGTCTGCATTGCGCCACGCCGCAGATGAGCTTAACCGGCATTGAGATCAGCGCCGAAGCTATCGCCTGCGCCCGCCGTTCGGCGGAAATGATGGGACTGGAGAAAGTGCAGTTTGCCGCGCTGGATTCAACGCAGTTTGCTACCGCTAATGGCGCGGTGCCGGAACTGGTGCTGGTCAATCCGCCGCGTCGCGGCATTGGCGCGGAGCTATGTGACTATTTAAGCCGGATGGCGCCGCAGCATATTCTCTATTCCAGCTGTAATGCGCAGACCATGGCGACAGATATTGCGCGGCTGCCAAACTATCGTATTGAGCGGGTACAGCTGTTTGATATGTTTCCGCATACCGCGCATTACGAAGTGCTGACGTTACTGAAGCGAATGGCTCAGGGGCGACGTTAG